One window from the genome of Grus americana isolate bGruAme1 chromosome 2, bGruAme1.mat, whole genome shotgun sequence encodes:
- the LOC129203411 gene encoding probable 2-ketogluconate reductase isoform X3, translating to MGGGELPGLLVNEIGGIHGILHGHVPFLKKHFYLITMKEFLENKKHMSKKIQAIYLWWHKPIIDQELLQSLPNLKVIANSGVGMDHLDLKLVASFGVKMANARYAVSSSTADTGMALLLASARRLVEGYHVAISSGMEYCEADFLGAEVTGATLGIIGMGNIGYKIALRAKAFEMNILYHNRRRRKEQEEQAVGATYCEKIDNLLQQADFVMVVVSLTPQTRKLIGKREMELMKPTATLINISRGAVVDQEALVTALQTGVIRAAALDVTYPEPLPRDHTLLKLKNVIITPHLGIKTDKATYMITEEAVENILAALNGLPIPNEVLPS from the exons atgggaggaggagagctaCCTGGGCTTTTGGTAAATGAAATCGGTGGCATACATGGGATACTGCATGGCCATGTGCCGTTCCTGAAGAAACATTTCTACCTCATCACCATGAAGGAATTTCTTGAGAACAAAAAGCATATGagtaaaaaaatccaagcaatCTATTTGTGGTGGCACAAACCCATCATTGACCAAGagctcctgcagagcctgcCAAACTTGAAAGTGATTGCAAATTCAGGAGTAGGGATGGATCACCTAGATCTGAAACTTGTAGCTAGCTTTGGTGTGAAGATGGCTAATGCTCGAtatgctgtttccagcagcacagcagataCTGGGATGGCTTTGCTGCTGGCATCTGCTAGAAGACTAGTGGAAG gctATCATGTTGCAATTTCTTCAGGCATGGAGTACTGTGAAGCCGATTTTCTAGGAGCTGAAGTTACTGGAGCTACTCTGGGGATCATTGGCATGGGCAACATTGGGTATAAGATTGCTCTGAGAGCCAAAGCATTTGAAATGAACATTTTGTACCATAACAGGAGACGAAG gaAAGAGCAAGAGGAGCAAGCTGTTGGCGCCACTTACTGCGAAAAGATAGACAACTTGCTCCAGCAGGCAGATTTTGTGATGGTTGTGGTGAGCCTCACACCTCAGACACGCAAGCTGATTGGGAAAAGAGAGATGGAGCTGATGAAACCCACAGCTACTCTCATTAACATCAGCCGAG GTGCAGTAGTTGACCAAGAGGCACTGGTGACAGCTCTGCAGACCGGTGTTATCAGGGCCGCTGCTTTGGATGTCACCTACCCGGAACCACTGCCCAG agATCATACATTGTTAAAATTAAAGAATGTCATTATAACACCTCACCTCGGCATTAAAACAGACAAGGCCACCTACATGATAACAGAGGAAGCAGTTGAAAACATACTAGCAGCTCTTAATGGTCTCCCCATTCCCAATGAAGTGCTCCCTAGCTGA
- the LOC129203411 gene encoding probable 2-ketogluconate reductase isoform X1 has translation MVICDFRIMGGGELPGLLVNEIGGIHGILHGHVPFLKKHFYLITMKEFLENKKHMSKKIQAIYLWWHKPIIDQELLQSLPNLKVIANSGVGMDHLDLKLVASFGVKMANARYAVSSSTADTGMALLLASARRLVEGYHVAISSGMEYCEADFLGAEVTGATLGIIGMGNIGYKIALRAKAFEMNILYHNRRRRKEQEEQAVGATYCEKIDNLLQQADFVMVVVSLTPQTRKLIGKREMELMKPTATLINISRGAVVDQEALVTALQTGVIRAAALDVTYPEPLPRDHTLLKLKNVIITPHLGIKTDKATYMITEEAVENILAALNGLPIPNEVLPS, from the exons ATGGTAATTTGTGATTTCAGG ATcatgggaggaggagagctaCCTGGGCTTTTGGTAAATGAAATCGGTGGCATACATGGGATACTGCATGGCCATGTGCCGTTCCTGAAGAAACATTTCTACCTCATCACCATGAAGGAATTTCTTGAGAACAAAAAGCATATGagtaaaaaaatccaagcaatCTATTTGTGGTGGCACAAACCCATCATTGACCAAGagctcctgcagagcctgcCAAACTTGAAAGTGATTGCAAATTCAGGAGTAGGGATGGATCACCTAGATCTGAAACTTGTAGCTAGCTTTGGTGTGAAGATGGCTAATGCTCGAtatgctgtttccagcagcacagcagataCTGGGATGGCTTTGCTGCTGGCATCTGCTAGAAGACTAGTGGAAG gctATCATGTTGCAATTTCTTCAGGCATGGAGTACTGTGAAGCCGATTTTCTAGGAGCTGAAGTTACTGGAGCTACTCTGGGGATCATTGGCATGGGCAACATTGGGTATAAGATTGCTCTGAGAGCCAAAGCATTTGAAATGAACATTTTGTACCATAACAGGAGACGAAG gaAAGAGCAAGAGGAGCAAGCTGTTGGCGCCACTTACTGCGAAAAGATAGACAACTTGCTCCAGCAGGCAGATTTTGTGATGGTTGTGGTGAGCCTCACACCTCAGACACGCAAGCTGATTGGGAAAAGAGAGATGGAGCTGATGAAACCCACAGCTACTCTCATTAACATCAGCCGAG GTGCAGTAGTTGACCAAGAGGCACTGGTGACAGCTCTGCAGACCGGTGTTATCAGGGCCGCTGCTTTGGATGTCACCTACCCGGAACCACTGCCCAG agATCATACATTGTTAAAATTAAAGAATGTCATTATAACACCTCACCTCGGCATTAAAACAGACAAGGCCACCTACATGATAACAGAGGAAGCAGTTGAAAACATACTAGCAGCTCTTAATGGTCTCCCCATTCCCAATGAAGTGCTCCCTAGCTGA
- the LOC129203411 gene encoding probable 2-ketogluconate reductase isoform X4 — protein sequence MVICDFRIMGGGELPGLLVNEIGGIHGILHGHVPFLKKHFYLITMKEFLENKKHMSKKIQAIYLWWHKPIIDQELLQSLPNLKVIANSGVGMDHLDLKLVASFGVKMANARYAVSSSTADTGMALLLASARRLVEGYHVAISSGMEYCEADFLGAEVTGATLGIIGMGNIGYKIALRAKAFEMNILYHNRRRRKEQEEQAVGATYCEKIDNLLQQADFVMVVVSLTPQTRKLIGKREMELMKPTATLINISREGCHGCLPKDTSFHQFNIQ from the exons ATGGTAATTTGTGATTTCAGG ATcatgggaggaggagagctaCCTGGGCTTTTGGTAAATGAAATCGGTGGCATACATGGGATACTGCATGGCCATGTGCCGTTCCTGAAGAAACATTTCTACCTCATCACCATGAAGGAATTTCTTGAGAACAAAAAGCATATGagtaaaaaaatccaagcaatCTATTTGTGGTGGCACAAACCCATCATTGACCAAGagctcctgcagagcctgcCAAACTTGAAAGTGATTGCAAATTCAGGAGTAGGGATGGATCACCTAGATCTGAAACTTGTAGCTAGCTTTGGTGTGAAGATGGCTAATGCTCGAtatgctgtttccagcagcacagcagataCTGGGATGGCTTTGCTGCTGGCATCTGCTAGAAGACTAGTGGAAG gctATCATGTTGCAATTTCTTCAGGCATGGAGTACTGTGAAGCCGATTTTCTAGGAGCTGAAGTTACTGGAGCTACTCTGGGGATCATTGGCATGGGCAACATTGGGTATAAGATTGCTCTGAGAGCCAAAGCATTTGAAATGAACATTTTGTACCATAACAGGAGACGAAG gaAAGAGCAAGAGGAGCAAGCTGTTGGCGCCACTTACTGCGAAAAGATAGACAACTTGCTCCAGCAGGCAGATTTTGTGATGGTTGTGGTGAGCCTCACACCTCAGACACGCAAGCTGATTGGGAAAAGAGAGATGGAGCTGATGAAACCCACAGCTACTCTCATTAACATCAGCCGAG aaggtTGTCACGGGTGCTTGCCAAAAGACACTTCCTTCCACCAGTTTAACATACAATGA
- the LOC129203411 gene encoding probable 2-ketogluconate reductase isoform X2, whose amino-acid sequence MIMGGGELPGLLVNEIGGIHGILHGHVPFLKKHFYLITMKEFLENKKHMSKKIQAIYLWWHKPIIDQELLQSLPNLKVIANSGVGMDHLDLKLVASFGVKMANARYAVSSSTADTGMALLLASARRLVEGYHVAISSGMEYCEADFLGAEVTGATLGIIGMGNIGYKIALRAKAFEMNILYHNRRRRKEQEEQAVGATYCEKIDNLLQQADFVMVVVSLTPQTRKLIGKREMELMKPTATLINISRGAVVDQEALVTALQTGVIRAAALDVTYPEPLPRDHTLLKLKNVIITPHLGIKTDKATYMITEEAVENILAALNGLPIPNEVLPS is encoded by the exons ATG ATcatgggaggaggagagctaCCTGGGCTTTTGGTAAATGAAATCGGTGGCATACATGGGATACTGCATGGCCATGTGCCGTTCCTGAAGAAACATTTCTACCTCATCACCATGAAGGAATTTCTTGAGAACAAAAAGCATATGagtaaaaaaatccaagcaatCTATTTGTGGTGGCACAAACCCATCATTGACCAAGagctcctgcagagcctgcCAAACTTGAAAGTGATTGCAAATTCAGGAGTAGGGATGGATCACCTAGATCTGAAACTTGTAGCTAGCTTTGGTGTGAAGATGGCTAATGCTCGAtatgctgtttccagcagcacagcagataCTGGGATGGCTTTGCTGCTGGCATCTGCTAGAAGACTAGTGGAAG gctATCATGTTGCAATTTCTTCAGGCATGGAGTACTGTGAAGCCGATTTTCTAGGAGCTGAAGTTACTGGAGCTACTCTGGGGATCATTGGCATGGGCAACATTGGGTATAAGATTGCTCTGAGAGCCAAAGCATTTGAAATGAACATTTTGTACCATAACAGGAGACGAAG gaAAGAGCAAGAGGAGCAAGCTGTTGGCGCCACTTACTGCGAAAAGATAGACAACTTGCTCCAGCAGGCAGATTTTGTGATGGTTGTGGTGAGCCTCACACCTCAGACACGCAAGCTGATTGGGAAAAGAGAGATGGAGCTGATGAAACCCACAGCTACTCTCATTAACATCAGCCGAG GTGCAGTAGTTGACCAAGAGGCACTGGTGACAGCTCTGCAGACCGGTGTTATCAGGGCCGCTGCTTTGGATGTCACCTACCCGGAACCACTGCCCAG agATCATACATTGTTAAAATTAAAGAATGTCATTATAACACCTCACCTCGGCATTAAAACAGACAAGGCCACCTACATGATAACAGAGGAAGCAGTTGAAAACATACTAGCAGCTCTTAATGGTCTCCCCATTCCCAATGAAGTGCTCCCTAGCTGA